The segment CATCGCCTATGAAACCTTTCAAAATTATTTGatcaagaaatacagtaaaaacagtgctTTACTCCTATGATGGCAaggcatcattattccagtcttcagtgtcacatgatccttcagaaatcattctaatatgatgatttgatgctcaagaagcatttattaTCATCAGTGCTCAAAACAGGTGTGCtgcttatttttgtggaaactgtggtacactttttttctttctcagaattcttgatgaacagaaagttttaaaagaagagcatttatttgGATCAGAAATCTCTAAAACATTCTAAATgcctgatcaatttaatgtgcttaataaaagtattaacgGTAAACTTTTGGTCGGctgtgtaaatgtttttttgcccTCCCCCCAagcatttttaatgttactaTACGTTATGCAGGGTCTTTTTTGGGATACTTGTCAAAATAGCACATCTGCATGCTTCTAAATCGAATAGAAAAATCAGTTCATTTATTGTTAGGGGGCCTTTTGGACAATGATGAACAGCCTGAACCTTcagttttatgatacatgtagtTCAGTTCAAAGAAAGAATGTGCATTGCAGCATGAGGCTGCCACCTTCAGTCTAGTTTAAGATACTTCTCTAgttaaagggttcacccaaaaatgaaaattctgtcatttattacttaccctcatgtcgtaattaagatattttagttgaaatccgatggctccgtgaggcctccataagggagcaatgtcacttcctctgtcaagatccataaaggtactaaaaacatatttaaatcagttcatgtgagtacagtggctcaataataatattataaaaagacgagaatacttttggtgcggcaaaaaaaaaacaaaataacgacttatttagtgatgaccgatttcaaaacactgcttcaggaagattcggagcataaatgaatcagtgtatcgaatcatgaatcggatcgcgggtcaaaccgccaaactgctgaaatcacgtgactttggcgctccgaactgcagattcgacacacagaTTCACAATGCTCCGGTGCTTTctgaagcattgttttaaaatcggccatcactaaataagtcgttattttgtttttctgccgCACCagaaatattctcgtcgctttataatattaatattgagccactgtactcacatgaactgatttaaatatgttttagtacctttatgtaTCTTGACAGAAGAAGTGACATTGCTCCattatggaggcctcacggagccatcggatttcaactaaaatatctttatttgtattccgaagattaacgaaggtcttacgggtgtgaaacgacatgagggtaagtaataaatgacagaattttcatttttgggtgaactaactctttaaatgtCATGTTTCAGGGACCAagactgataaaaaaaaaaatctaaatgtgCTCTTATTTCCTCAGGTACGTGACGAGCGAAACATGCTCAAAGTCAACACTCGTATCCACAGGGTTGTGATGATATTCAGACTGTTGCTAGACCAGTTTGCTGTTCTGGAAACCATGACTGCCTTAGACTTCTATGACTTCAGGTAAGGTGTATATAattctcattatttttttcctaatattagtaaaaaaaaaaaaaagaaaaaaaaaaaattatgacaaagaAAAGCCTCACTGCCAAGCAATTACTGAGAGCAAGTTTTACATTTCCTAGATAACAGCATTGGTTGGGCAGAACTGCTGTTGGAAATGTACTAACACTCAAGAGACTGCAGATAGCTAACTCAGTAAATAAGTATTAGATGGCACTAATTTGTTAAATCAAAATCAATGGCAGTTTAGCATAATTGCATTTAGCTCGATTGATCTGTGTGTTTTCGTACACAGGGAATATCTCTCACCGGCTTCAGGCTTCCAGAGTCTGCAGTTTCGACTGCTGGAAAATAAGATTGGTGTCCCACACAACCAGAGGGTCCCCTACAACAGAAGGCATTACCGGGACAATTTCCGTGACCAAGAAAGTGAGCTGCTCCTCCACTCGGAGCAGGAGCCCACGCTGCTTCAGTTAGTGGAGGTAAACCTGAGGGAAACGTTAGCTGTGAAATAATAGCTGTGAAGTCATGAATACTGTATTAATCAATGTAATCGTGAAATTCAACACAAGAGCCGTAACTTACTCGACTTCTTTGTTATTGGTATTCAGAAGGGAATAGGTTACATGGCCAATTTATATATCAAGTCAAGATTAATCTGGAGGACAGCATCCTCATTTCTCATAAGCAATCAATACTTTTCAGCAATGGCTGGAGAGAACGCCTGGCTTGGAGGAAGATGGCTTCAATTTTTGGGGGAAACTGGAAGTCAATATTTTCAAGGGGCTcaggagagagaaagaaaatatagaGGTTTGTGGAGGATCCCTGGATAATTCAGTGCAGTTCCAAATCTAAGTTGTAAGTGACAACTCATGTTTCTTCTTAATAGCAAAAACCAGCCTCAGAGATGAAAGAGGAGATGATGGCCGAGCTCATTAAGCAGAGAGATATTTTCGTATCGCTCTTTGATGAgaagagacatgatcacttACTAAGCACCGGTAAGCAAACCTCTCAAGTATACAATGTCAAAGTCGGACACATCCACTAGCTGTTACgtatgaatattttgttgtgtCTGTACAGGTCAGAGGAGGTTGTCCTATAAAGCACTGCAGGGAGCCCTGATGATATACTTCTACAGGTACATCTATCTGCAAGATGCTGTTTTCTACTTCaacatatttgaaaatgtaattcatttctgtgatggcaaagctgaatttcagaatcattactccagtcatctATGAAAGCTTGTTTTCGCCACTGAAAAATATAAAGGGTAATTgcgacattttttttctcacaattgcaagtttacatctcacaattctgatgtttttctcagaattgcaggatatacagtcagaattgcaagtttatacctcacaattctgattttaactcgcaattctgagaaaaaagtctgaattgggACTTCACATCACAAttctttacaactcgcaattgtgatatcgcaattctgactttactgcgagtttatatctcgcaattctgaatttataacttgcagttgcgactttatatcatgcaattctgagaaaaaaagtcagaattgagagtttatatctttcaattctgactttaactagcaattgttataaagtcagaattatgagataaactcgtatttctgagaaaaaaaaggtatATTTCCCCGTCGCAATTGgactttataaatcgcaattgtgtttatatctcacaattctgagaaaagaaatcaaaattgtgagaaaaacttgcaattgttaGAAAAAAGTCTGCATGTTTATATCCTGCAGTTATGATTTGTAACtagtaattgcgagtttatatctcacaaatatgagaaaaaaaaaaaaaaaaaaaaaaatatatatatatatatatatagagagagagagagagagagagagagagagagaggggggggggggggggtgtttcTCCAATGGTACAAAGAATTTCATGATTAATTtcctaaaaaatgttttgatagCTTGATGAAtaatataaatctcatttaacTCATTTGTAACTCAACTTATCGGCATCTGCTCTCAGGGAGGAGCCTCGATTTCAAGTTCCTTTCCAACTCCTGACATCTTTGATGGACATCGACACCCTCATGACAAAATGGAGATGTATGTGACACCCCTGAAAACATACAGCATCAGAACTGCAAATAAATTTGACCTAAATCACCCTGTATGGCAGAGCCTCTTAGGAGTGTTAACACTGAACAAAAGATTTTCCTCTGAATATCAATAATgcagttgttttttgttttttttacttcctGCATAATTTATACCTGAATTTCTCCCTAGACAACCATGTGTGTATGGTGCACAGGATGATTGGCAGTAAAGACGGCACAGGTGGCTCATCGGGCTATCAGTACCTGCGCTCAACTGTCAGGTAAGCCAAATAATCTGGGACAAATCCAGTCTTCAGATGAAGCTCTCTGCATCTGTTGGAATTATCCATGTGAAACACAATGCTAAATGAGATGTGAATTGGCAGAAACATGCAAACCATCTCCTGAACAAGAACCACTCAAACACAAGTACAGAACGTCTTAATACGCCTTACTCATGAACCTGAGTATGTTTTGCCAGTGATCGCTACAAGGTGTTTGTGGATTTGTTTAACCTGGCCACCTTCCTGGTTCCGAGGGAATGGGTACCCAAGCTGGACCCGAGTGAGCACACCTTCCTGTATATGGCCGAATGCTGCGACAGCTCCtactgcagcagcagcagcgatgACTCAGATtaaacagatggatggatgaggaaAGGATGAACAGCGTTTACAGAGTACAGAaggaaaaaagcttcaaaactCACAAGCCTTCCATCACCAACATTTATGTCactaaaatctgtttaaatggtAGAATGAGAGGCTACAAAGCTGTGCTGATTTTACAGATGTGAATTGCCGACAAAATATCATTGACACTGTTGATGCACTTGTGTATATACTGtcaatataatgtaatattctAACATATGTCTAGTTAACTgatttatattttgtaaatagaGTATACACATACAGATATTATGATACTTCTTGTTTATTTGGAAAAAATAGACAACGTTTTCTGTCAAAAAGTGTACTTGAATAGAAtacaagtttatttaatatcAGTAAACATGTCAGATTATTCTTAAAATGCAATCACAATAGCCGAAACTGATAAACACAATAACAAGTAAACTTTGGCTAACACTTCACTGTATAGTTTCCCTGTTACACatcttacatgtacttactatagtaatagtaacagtaaattatgcataaataaaccaaaccctaaccctaagtatatagtaagtacatgttgttaattataATTACTCAGTAGTTATTTGTATAATTAATAAggccaccttaaaataaagcagAACCAAACTCTGTAGTTACAAATGTGTATAAAAGCAGATCAAGTATGAATATCTGGTACATACTGTACTGTAGTAATAAgcatttaatgattttaaatatacttagtattcatataaaataatataaatcttCACATTTTTCGTGATATTGCACACCTAATCAGTGCAATGTCACAATACAATAAGAGCCCAGTTTAGTTGTGCACTTATACGGTACTTGCTAACAGTGTTTTCTGAAGATTAAAACATTCTTAAGGACAAAATGAAATCCAGATCTGATTCAGATTATTTTGGGCTACAGTGACTGGGATAAGGAATATGGTGTATTAGCTCAAATAGCAGCATTTTTGCTTTGCATTCGCAAAGCAAAAGGATTTGTTACATGAGAATTTTTACAATTCTCATCAGCTACACTGGAGGATTCATGTCCTGAGggtgatattttaaaatgtcaatcTGCCACGGTCTTATCATGGAAGTACAAAGATTATTGACAATTACACAAAAACAGCAGCAACATTGTCCGCAATgcctgggggaaaaaaaaaagagtgactGTTGAATCTCATCTGACATTGCGTAAAGTCATTCAAAGTAAGTGACAAAAAAAAGATCACAATCTAAAAATAATCTCACTACATAATTTCCAAATGATCAGATTTGAATTAAAACTAGGCAGTTGTGATTGTACATTTACATTGCAGACAGTATTGAGTGTTTGCCAACGTCCAACACTTCATGAATATTTATGAACGCACACAATATCTCCCAGCAGCAGAATGCTTTGTGTTTATCACTTGTCTAGGAAACTGTGACTGTCAACAAagttaaaaagcattaaaagtgGGTCATACACAAACTTACCACACATGTCGTTCCctatttttatgtaaacataTCCATTGTCACCCCATGAGGTCCCCCATGAATTGCGTACTATCCAGTATGGCACTTCCCCTGTGACAAAATATGAAGACATATCAGAGATAATACACCTGAGATGGGAAATGATTAATAACAAGTCACATTACTTAGCATACACTTATGAATGGTATGAAAACAAAACACGAGTCTTTTTATTTATATCCAAACTAATCCAAAACACAGATTTGACCAACTAATTAACTGCAACGTTTGCAGTTTTGTTGAAGTTACTTTAAGTAGACATTTGTACGAAGCCCCTAAAGTGAAAAATTATGTCAATGCTTTAGCGTtcactcacaaaacttttgagTTCCTTGCAagcgaatgcaaagtttttCAGGGGAACGTAAATGTTCTGAGAGAGAACGAAGGAGAAAGcaagtgaatgcaaagtttctcaggggaatgtAAAAAATTAGCGAgcgaacgcaaaagttttggaatatttttttctcattcaccaaatatctcatttttttccaacaccatgtccctttagggggcTGTCAAAATGTGTACTTAATATGCATCTATTTACTGTCAGTAAACATGTCAGATTGTTATTTTATCCAACTTAATCCAAAAAGCATCTCACTAGTATTACAAATTTGACAAAACGATTAATTACAATAATGCTCATGAAGGCTTTCCACACATGAAATGGAATAAcagttaatcctgggtattcataaacTGCCGTTTCACACTGCACATTCCTAAACCC is part of the Megalobrama amblycephala isolate DHTTF-2021 linkage group LG23, ASM1881202v1, whole genome shotgun sequence genome and harbors:
- the tdo2a gene encoding tryptophan 2,3-dioxygenase A, with the translated sequence MSGCPYFQRKLLSTSKQHLKEDENDDSQSGINKASKGGLIYGDYLQLDKIVTSQVLQSELKGNKIHDEHLFIVTHQAYELWFKQVLWELDSVREIFISGHVRDERNMLKVNTRIHRVVMIFRLLLDQFAVLETMTALDFYDFREYLSPASGFQSLQFRLLENKIGVPHNQRVPYNRRHYRDNFRDQESELLLHSEQEPTLLQLVEQWLERTPGLEEDGFNFWGKLEVNIFKGLRREKENIEQKPASEMKEEMMAELIKQRDIFVSLFDEKRHDHLLSTGQRRLSYKALQGALMIYFYREEPRFQVPFQLLTSLMDIDTLMTKWRYNHVCMVHRMIGSKDGTGGSSGYQYLRSTVSDRYKVFVDLFNLATFLVPREWVPKLDPSEHTFLYMAECCDSSYCSSSSDDSD